A genomic window from Deltaproteobacteria bacterium includes:
- a CDS encoding FAD-binding protein, which produces MEAVALSTPSASWDHSVDLLIVGSGAGAMAAAICAHDRGGKILLLEKTHLYGGSSAMSGGSLWIPNNHLMAAAGVNDSPDDALTYLKHITRGAVPEEKLVRYVEASPKMLRYLSERGRLRMQAMLTYTDYYPEAPGGKPGGRSIEPEHFDARELGDDFARLREPALQELVMGRMSMTATEAHHLLARHPGWIGLTSKIMSRYWLDVGQRVKSKRDRCLSLGNALVGMLRRTMLDRQIPLWLETAARELVVENGRVLGLVAEQRGRAIRIRAEKGVVLAAGGFESNDAMRKQYLPTPTDASWTTANPGNTGDAIQMGLALGAGVDLMDDAWWGPTTVVPGETRARMLVIEKGLPGSIFVNQRGRRFLNEASPYNDICKAMYVQHTPESPCVPAYMIFDATYRKKYPCGPFFPGSQQPDWMLPRQLKEARYLKKAATLDGLAAELGIDAVGLQASVARMNEFARNGKDLDFRRGESLFDRYYGDDKVQPNPCLAAIETPPYYGLVIYAGDLGTKGGLTVDAGARVLHADGSVIDGLFAIGNCSASAMGRTYPGAGGTMGPAMTFGYILACENIGN; this is translated from the coding sequence ATGGAGGCGGTCGCCTTGAGTACTCCGTCCGCCTCCTGGGATCATTCGGTCGATCTCCTGATCGTCGGCTCCGGCGCCGGCGCGATGGCCGCCGCCATCTGCGCCCACGATCGCGGCGGCAAGATCCTTCTGCTCGAGAAGACCCACCTCTACGGCGGCTCATCGGCGATGTCTGGCGGCTCGCTCTGGATCCCGAACAACCACCTCATGGCGGCCGCCGGAGTGAACGACTCGCCGGACGACGCTCTCACGTACCTCAAGCACATCACGCGCGGCGCCGTCCCCGAGGAGAAGCTCGTCCGTTACGTCGAGGCGTCGCCGAAGATGCTGCGCTACCTCAGCGAGCGCGGCCGGCTGCGGATGCAGGCGATGCTGACGTACACCGACTACTATCCCGAGGCGCCGGGCGGAAAGCCGGGCGGACGCTCGATCGAGCCCGAACACTTCGACGCCCGCGAGCTCGGCGACGACTTCGCGCGCCTGCGCGAGCCCGCCCTGCAAGAGCTCGTCATGGGCCGCATGTCGATGACGGCCACCGAAGCGCACCATCTCCTGGCGCGCCACCCGGGATGGATCGGCCTCACGAGCAAGATCATGTCGCGCTACTGGCTGGACGTCGGGCAGCGCGTGAAGAGCAAGCGCGACCGCTGCCTGTCGCTCGGCAACGCCCTGGTCGGGATGCTGCGGCGGACGATGCTCGACCGCCAGATCCCGCTCTGGCTGGAGACGGCGGCACGCGAGCTCGTGGTCGAGAACGGGCGGGTCCTCGGGCTCGTCGCCGAGCAGCGGGGGCGCGCCATCCGCATTCGCGCCGAGAAGGGCGTCGTGCTCGCCGCCGGCGGCTTCGAGAGCAACGACGCGATGCGGAAGCAGTACCTCCCGACCCCGACGGACGCCTCCTGGACCACTGCGAATCCCGGCAACACGGGCGACGCGATCCAGATGGGCCTCGCCCTCGGCGCCGGCGTCGACCTCATGGACGACGCCTGGTGGGGGCCGACGACGGTGGTCCCCGGCGAGACGCGCGCTCGCATGCTCGTCATCGAGAAGGGCCTCCCGGGCAGCATCTTCGTGAACCAGCGCGGGCGGCGCTTCCTGAACGAAGCGTCACCCTACAACGACATCTGCAAGGCGATGTACGTGCAGCACACGCCCGAATCGCCGTGCGTGCCGGCGTACATGATCTTCGACGCGACCTATCGAAAGAAGTATCCGTGCGGCCCGTTCTTCCCCGGCTCGCAGCAGCCCGACTGGATGTTGCCGCGCCAGCTCAAGGAGGCGCGCTATCTCAAGAAAGCCGCCACACTCGACGGGCTGGCGGCCGAGCTCGGCATCGACGCCGTCGGTCTGCAGGCGTCCGTCGCGCGCATGAACGAGTTCGCGCGCAACGGCAAGGATCTCGACTTCCGCCGCGGCGAGAGCCTCTTCGACCGCTACTACGGCGACGACAAGGTCCAGCCGAACCCCTGCCTCGCGGCGATCGAGACGCCGCCCTACTACGGGCTCGTCATCTATGCCGGCGACCTCGGCACCAAGGGGGGCCTCACCGTCGACGCCGGCGCGCGCGTGCTCCATGCCGACGGCTCGGTCATCGACGGGCTCTTCGCGATCGGCAACTGCTCGGCGTCGGCGATGGGACGCACCTACCCCGGCGCGGGCGGCACCATGGGCCCCGCGATGACCTTCGGCTACATCCTCGCCTGCGAGAACATCGGCAACTAG
- a CDS encoding TIGR03617 family F420-dependent LLM class oxidoreductase yields MPFKVETGLLNPETAQYAGKGQAKPTIADIAAAARKTEALGFDGVCTPEAGHDPFLPLTIAAEHTATIHLGTNVAIAFPRSPMVTAQLAWDLQQLSGGRFNLGLGTQVKGHNELRYATPWTSGPGPRLREYVQCLRAMFDGFTTGKVTALEGQHYRFSLLPPFFNPGPIDYPAPPIYIAAVNTYMAKLGGELCDGLRLHPIGTFAYTRAVVLPAIAAGAGKAGRSPAEVNVIGAPFLATGRTEADVEKAKQALKQHVAFYASTRTYHTVLAHHGWEELGTRLHRLSREGKWQELPALVTDDMLAEWAVIATHDRLAAEVRKRCEGIFSTVLLDLPGDLARDEDRVRDIVRALHR; encoded by the coding sequence ATGCCGTTCAAAGTCGAGACCGGTCTCCTGAATCCGGAGACCGCGCAGTACGCCGGCAAGGGACAGGCGAAGCCGACGATCGCGGACATCGCCGCGGCGGCTCGCAAGACCGAGGCGCTCGGCTTCGACGGCGTCTGCACGCCGGAGGCGGGACACGATCCCTTCCTCCCGCTCACGATCGCGGCCGAGCACACCGCCACGATCCACCTGGGAACCAACGTCGCGATCGCCTTCCCGCGCAGCCCCATGGTGACCGCCCAGCTCGCCTGGGACCTGCAGCAGCTGTCGGGCGGCCGCTTCAATCTCGGCCTCGGCACGCAGGTGAAAGGCCACAACGAGCTCCGCTACGCGACGCCGTGGACCAGCGGACCGGGTCCGCGCCTGCGCGAGTACGTGCAGTGCCTGCGGGCCATGTTCGACGGCTTCACGACCGGCAAGGTGACGGCGCTCGAGGGCCAGCACTACCGCTTCAGCCTGCTGCCGCCCTTCTTCAACCCCGGCCCCATCGACTACCCGGCGCCGCCGATCTACATCGCCGCCGTCAACACCTACATGGCGAAGCTCGGCGGCGAGCTCTGTGACGGGCTCCGTCTCCACCCGATCGGCACCTTCGCCTACACCAGAGCCGTCGTGCTGCCGGCGATCGCCGCCGGGGCAGGCAAGGCCGGCCGCTCACCCGCCGAGGTGAACGTCATCGGAGCGCCCTTCCTCGCGACCGGCAGGACCGAGGCCGACGTCGAGAAGGCGAAGCAGGCGCTCAAGCAGCACGTCGCGTTCTACGCCTCGACCCGCACCTACCACACGGTGCTCGCGCACCACGGCTGGGAAGAGCTCGGTACGCGCCTCCACCGATTGTCGCGCGAGGGCAAATGGCAGGAGCTGCCGGCCCTCGTGACCGACGACATGCTCGCCGAGTGGGCCGTGATCGCGACCCACGACCGCCTCGCCGCCGAGGTCCGGAAGCGGTGCGAGGGCATCTTCTCCACCGTGCTCCTCGACCTGCCGGGCGATCTCGCCCGCGACGAGGATCGTGTTCGCGACATCGTCCGAGCCCTCCACCGATAG
- a CDS encoding enoyl-CoA hydratase/isomerase family protein — protein sequence MAEHPVLFAVEHGVGVVTLNRPERMNAVNWPMAAELVTLFRDLRFRDDVRTIVLTGAGRGFCAGGDAEWLSGGTDRGIPGLSDKPLERYQKKTPAGPFAELVRTMIFDVDKPIVAAINGPAMGAGLAFALACDRRFADPSARMCAAMVRLGFSPDCGVTWLLPRVTNLSTALMMVETGCILDARQCLEHRLVDELTEEGKALDAAMDYAKKLAQGPSVAVDLARRCIYKAANGAPLEEILDYEAVAGTITANTADAAEGTKSFVEKRKPVFKGC from the coding sequence ATGGCCGAGCACCCCGTCCTCTTCGCGGTCGAGCACGGCGTCGGCGTCGTCACGCTGAACCGCCCTGAGCGCATGAACGCCGTCAATTGGCCGATGGCCGCCGAGCTCGTGACGCTCTTTCGCGACCTGCGGTTCCGCGACGACGTCCGCACCATCGTGCTGACCGGCGCCGGCCGCGGCTTCTGCGCGGGCGGCGACGCCGAGTGGCTCTCCGGCGGCACCGACCGGGGCATTCCGGGCCTCTCCGACAAGCCGCTCGAGCGCTACCAGAAGAAGACCCCGGCGGGGCCCTTCGCCGAGCTCGTACGGACGATGATCTTCGACGTCGACAAGCCGATCGTCGCCGCCATCAACGGTCCCGCGATGGGCGCCGGGCTCGCCTTCGCCCTCGCCTGCGACCGCCGCTTCGCCGATCCGTCCGCTCGTATGTGCGCGGCCATGGTCCGCCTCGGCTTCAGCCCCGATTGCGGCGTCACCTGGCTCCTTCCGCGCGTCACCAACCTCTCGACCGCGCTCATGATGGTCGAGACGGGCTGCATCCTCGACGCGCGGCAGTGCCTCGAGCATCGCCTCGTCGACGAGCTGACCGAGGAAGGCAAGGCCCTCGACGCCGCGATGGACTACGCGAAGAAGCTCGCGCAGGGCCCGAGCGTCGCCGTCGATCTCGCGCGGCGCTGCATCTACAAAGCGGCCAACGGCGCCCCGCTCGAAGAGATCCTCGACTACGAGGCCGTCGCCGGCACCATCACCGCCAACACGGCCGACGCCGCCGAGGGCACGAAATCCT